In Flavobacteriaceae bacterium, the following proteins share a genomic window:
- a CDS encoding 50S ribosomal protein L17: MRHGKKVNHLGRKTAHRKAMLANMACSLIEHKRINTTVAKAKALKQFVEPLVTKSKEDTTHNRRIVFSRLRQKEAVAELFRDVAAKVGDRPGGYTRIIKLGNRLGDNADMAMIELVDYNEIYNAGQKKKATTRRSRRGGSKAAAAPVAETKASNEEE; the protein is encoded by the coding sequence ATGAGACACGGAAAAAAAGTAAACCACTTAGGTAGAAAAACCGCTCACAGAAAAGCAATGTTAGCTAATATGGCTTGTTCTTTAATAGAACACAAGCGTATTAACACTACCGTTGCTAAAGCAAAAGCGTTAAAACAATTTGTAGAGCCTTTAGTAACAAAATCTAAAGAAGATACTACACATAACAGACGTATTGTATTTAGTCGTTTAAGACAAAAAGAAGCTGTAGCAGAATTGTTTAGAGATGTAGCTGCTAAAGTAGGTGATCGTCCAGGAGGTTATACAAGAATTATTAAACTTGGAAATCGTTTAGGAGATAATGCTGATATGGCAATGATAGAATTAGTTGATTATAACGAAATCTATAATGCAGGTCAGAAAAAGAAAGCAACTACTCGTAGAAGTAGAAGAGGTGGTAGTAAAGCCGCTGCTGCTCCAGTTGCAGAAACTAAAGCTTCAAACGAAGAAGAATAA
- a CDS encoding carbamoyl-phosphate synthase small subunit — protein MKYQTRKKAIILLADGTIFYGKAIGREGSAFGEVCFNTGMTGYQEIFTDPSYFGQLMVTTNAHIGNYGVNDQEVESDSIKIAGLICKNFSYNYSRVDANGSLEDFFETNNLFGISDVDTRALVSYIRDNGAMNAVISTEVDNIENLKKQLAEVPNMDGLELASKVSTKEPYYFGDENASLKIAALDIGIKKNILRNLAKRDAYIKVFPYNATFEELNAWNPDGYFLSNGPGDPEPLVEAQALAKEVIKRNLPLFGICLGHQVIALANGVSTYKMHNGHRGINHPVKNLITGKGEITSQNHGFAVNREEAENHSDLEITHVHLNDHTVAGLAMKSKNCFSVQYHPEASPGPHDSSYLFDEFINNIKAN, from the coding sequence ATGAAATATCAAACACGTAAAAAAGCAATTATCCTCTTAGCAGACGGGACTATTTTTTATGGAAAAGCTATTGGTAGAGAAGGAAGTGCTTTTGGAGAAGTATGTTTTAATACCGGAATGACAGGTTATCAAGAAATCTTTACAGATCCTTCTTATTTCGGACAATTAATGGTAACAACAAATGCACACATAGGAAATTATGGTGTTAATGATCAGGAAGTTGAATCAGATTCGATTAAGATTGCTGGGTTAATTTGTAAAAACTTTAGTTATAATTACTCTAGAGTTGATGCAAATGGATCATTAGAAGACTTTTTTGAAACGAATAATCTTTTCGGGATCTCTGATGTAGATACACGAGCGTTAGTAAGTTATATAAGAGATAATGGAGCAATGAATGCTGTTATTTCTACAGAGGTAGATAATATAGAGAACTTAAAAAAGCAATTAGCAGAAGTTCCTAATATGGATGGTTTGGAGTTAGCTTCAAAAGTATCTACAAAAGAACCTTATTATTTTGGAGATGAAAATGCGTCGCTAAAAATTGCAGCTTTAGATATTGGAATTAAAAAGAATATTCTTCGCAATCTCGCTAAGCGAGATGCTTATATAAAGGTATTCCCATATAATGCTACATTTGAGGAATTGAATGCATGGAATCCAGATGGATACTTTTTATCTAACGGACCTGGAGACCCAGAACCTTTGGTAGAAGCTCAAGCATTAGCAAAAGAAGTTATCAAAAGGAATTTACCATTATTTGGTATTTGTCTTGGCCATCAGGTTATAGCTTTAGCAAATGGTGTGTCTACATATAAAATGCACAATGGGCACAGAGGGATTAATCATCCAGTAAAAAACTTAATCACTGGTAAAGGAGAAATAACATCTCAAAACCACGGTTTTGCAGTAAATAGAGAAGAGGCAGAAAATCATTCAGATTTAGAAATTACGCACGTACATTTAAATGATCATACGGTTGCGGGGTTAGCAATGAAAAGTAAAAACTGCTTCTCAGTACAATACCATCCTGAAGCGAGCCCAGGACCACATGATTCATCATACTTATTTGATGAATTTATAAATAATATAAAAGCAAATTAA
- a CDS encoding phosphopyruvate hydratase, translated as MSIIINVHARQIFDSRGNPTVEVDVETENGVLGRAAVPSGASTGEHEAVELRDGGDAYMGKGVLKAIENVNRIIAEELLGVSVFEQNYIDQLMCEIDGTPNKSKLGANAILGVSLAVAKAAANELGMPLYRYIGGVSANTLPVPMMNIINGGSHSDAPIAFQEFMVMPVKANNFTHALQVGSEIFHNLKKVLHDRNLSTAVGDEGGFAPTLKGTEDALDTIAKAVSNAGYKLGDDVMIALDCAAAEFYVDGKYDYTKFEGDKGIVRTSKEQADYLAELTLKYPIISIEDGMDENDWEGWKYLTDKIGDKVQLVGDDLFVTNVERLSRGINEGIANSILIKVNQIGTLSETIAAVNMAHNAGFTSVMSHRSGETEDNTIADLAVALNTGQIKTGSASRSDRMAKYNQLLRIEEELGNVAYYPKEKAFKIN; from the coding sequence ATGAGTATAATAATTAATGTTCACGCAAGACAAATTTTTGATTCTAGAGGAAACCCCACTGTAGAAGTTGATGTTGAAACTGAGAATGGAGTTTTAGGAAGAGCAGCAGTACCATCAGGAGCATCTACAGGTGAGCATGAAGCTGTAGAGCTTAGAGATGGAGGCGATGCTTATATGGGGAAAGGTGTACTTAAAGCTATTGAAAATGTAAACAGAATTATAGCTGAAGAATTGTTAGGAGTTTCTGTTTTTGAACAAAACTATATAGATCAACTCATGTGTGAAATAGATGGAACTCCAAACAAATCTAAGTTAGGAGCTAATGCTATTTTAGGGGTATCGTTAGCAGTTGCTAAAGCAGCCGCAAACGAGCTTGGTATGCCATTGTATCGATATATAGGAGGAGTAAGTGCGAACACACTTCCAGTACCTATGATGAATATTATAAACGGAGGTTCTCATAGTGATGCTCCGATTGCATTTCAAGAATTTATGGTAATGCCAGTAAAAGCAAATAATTTTACACATGCATTACAAGTAGGAAGTGAAATTTTTCACAACCTTAAAAAAGTATTACACGACAGAAATCTTAGTACAGCAGTAGGAGACGAAGGCGGTTTTGCACCTACTTTAAAAGGTACTGAAGATGCATTAGATACTATTGCAAAAGCAGTATCCAATGCTGGATATAAACTAGGAGATGATGTAATGATTGCTTTAGATTGTGCAGCAGCAGAGTTTTATGTAGATGGAAAATATGATTACACAAAATTTGAAGGTGATAAAGGCATTGTAAGAACAAGTAAAGAACAAGCAGATTATTTAGCAGAACTCACTTTAAAATATCCAATAATCTCTATTGAAGATGGTATGGATGAAAATGACTGGGAAGGATGGAAATATTTAACTGATAAAATTGGAGATAAAGTACAGCTAGTAGGAGACGATTTGTTTGTTACCAATGTAGAACGTTTATCTCGAGGTATTAACGAAGGCATTGCAAATTCTATCTTAATTAAAGTTAACCAAATAGGTACTTTATCTGAAACTATTGCGGCAGTAAATATGGCTCATAATGCTGGATTTACATCGGTAATGTCACATCGTTCGGGTGAGACAGAAGATAATACAATTGCCGATCTGGCAGTAGCATTAAATACAGGTCAGATTAAAACAGGATCTGCATCGCGTAGTGATCGTATGGCAAAGTATAATCAGCTGCTAAGAATAGAAGAAGAATTAGGTAATGTGGCTTACTACCCAAAAGAGAAAGCATTTAAAATTAATTAA
- a CDS encoding citrate synthase, whose protein sequence is MSDKATLEVNGQKYEFPLFTGTENEVAIDVKTLRGATNGVTTIDPGYKNTGSCLSDITFLDGEKGILRYRGYSIEELAEKASFLEVVYLLIFGELPTKEQLDKFHSDIKSKSVVDDDVKKILDAFPKSAHPMGVLSSLTSALTAFNPTSVNVDSEEEMYNAIIKILGKFPVLVAWTLRKKEGLPLDYGDNSLDYVENVLKMMFCKPNESYVQNQIVVDALNKLLILHADHEQNCSTSTVRIVGSSHAGLFASLSAGISALWGPLHGGANQAVLEMLEAIKEDGGDTKKYMGKAKDKEDPFRLMGFGHRVYKNFDPRAKIIKVAADEVLEDLGVEDPILEIAKGLEQEALRDPYFVDRKLYPNVDFYSGIIYRAMGIPVEMFTVMFALGRLPGWIAQWREMRLRKEPIGRPRQIYTGENLRTFVPVEKR, encoded by the coding sequence ATGTCAGATAAAGCTACGTTAGAAGTTAACGGTCAAAAATACGAGTTTCCATTATTTACAGGAACAGAAAATGAAGTTGCTATAGATGTAAAAACATTAAGAGGAGCAACCAATGGAGTTACAACCATTGATCCAGGTTATAAAAACACAGGATCTTGTTTAAGTGATATTACATTTCTAGATGGAGAGAAAGGAATCTTAAGATATAGAGGATATTCAATTGAAGAACTCGCAGAAAAAGCAAGTTTTTTAGAAGTAGTTTATTTATTAATATTCGGAGAGCTTCCAACTAAAGAGCAGTTAGATAAATTTCATTCAGATATTAAATCAAAATCTGTAGTAGATGACGATGTAAAGAAAATATTGGATGCATTTCCAAAGTCGGCACATCCAATGGGTGTATTGTCTTCATTAACAAGTGCTTTAACGGCATTTAATCCTACTTCAGTAAATGTTGATTCTGAAGAGGAAATGTACAATGCAATTATAAAAATACTAGGGAAATTCCCAGTATTGGTAGCTTGGACATTACGGAAAAAAGAAGGGTTACCACTAGATTATGGAGATAATAGCTTAGACTATGTAGAGAATGTTTTAAAAATGATGTTCTGCAAGCCAAACGAAAGTTATGTTCAAAATCAAATCGTGGTAGATGCATTAAATAAATTACTAATTCTTCATGCAGATCACGAACAAAACTGTTCTACATCTACTGTTAGAATTGTAGGCTCATCACATGCTGGATTGTTCGCATCGCTATCAGCAGGTATTTCAGCACTTTGGGGACCACTTCATGGTGGTGCTAATCAAGCAGTTTTAGAAATGCTGGAAGCTATAAAAGAAGATGGAGGAGATACTAAAAAGTATATGGGTAAAGCCAAAGATAAAGAAGATCCTTTTCGTTTAATGGGCTTTGGACATCGCGTATATAAAAACTTTGATCCACGTGCAAAAATCATAAAAGTAGCTGCAGACGAAGTATTAGAAGATTTAGGTGTAGAAGATCCAATTTTAGAGATTGCTAAAGGCTTAGAGCAAGAAGCACTTAGAGACCCGTATTTTGTAGATCGTAAACTATATCCTAATGTAGATTTTTATTCAGGTATTATTTACAGAGCGATGGGTATTCCTGTAGAAATGTTTACTGTAATGTTTGCTTTAGGGCGCTTACCAGGTTGGATTGCACAATGGAGAGAAATGCGTTTACGTAAAGAACCTATTGGTCGACCAAGACAAATATATACAGGAGAAAACTTAAGAACTTTTGTTCCTGTAGAGAAAAGATAA
- a CDS encoding arginase, with protein sequence MKEIKIIKNRSDIGAGTRGSDMGIDAIEIAAININNNYFSRFNFEDVETENESIYNKVNNSFAKRIEHVFNQCLRVSNVVERNLNEGVFPLVISGDHSSALGTLSGIKAANPDKRIGAVWIDAHADLHSPYTSPSGNIHGMPLAAALGDDNLSCQINEVTGDTNTYWEAIKNIGIDGPKIHSDDLVFFGVRDTEAPEDKQIEKLNIKNYRVDEVRYRGLEVAVNEAIDKLKDCDMIYISFDVDSMDCDLISYGTGTPVAKGFDQYEAMQIINKLIETKKVTCLEFVEVNPLLDTKGNKMAETAFEVLDNVTSTLQETLN encoded by the coding sequence ATGAAAGAAATAAAAATAATAAAAAACAGATCGGATATAGGGGCAGGAACCAGAGGATCAGATATGGGAATTGATGCTATCGAAATTGCTGCAATTAACATCAATAATAATTATTTTTCACGTTTTAATTTTGAAGATGTCGAAACCGAAAACGAATCTATTTATAATAAAGTAAACAACTCATTTGCAAAGCGAATTGAGCATGTGTTTAATCAATGTTTACGAGTATCTAATGTAGTAGAACGTAATTTAAACGAAGGTGTTTTTCCGTTAGTAATCTCAGGAGACCATTCTTCAGCGTTAGGCACTTTAAGTGGTATAAAAGCAGCAAATCCAGATAAGCGAATAGGAGCAGTTTGGATTGACGCACATGCAGATTTGCATTCACCTTATACATCTCCCTCAGGGAATATTCATGGTATGCCATTGGCAGCAGCACTTGGCGACGATAATCTGAGTTGTCAGATTAATGAAGTTACTGGTGATACTAATACCTATTGGGAAGCTATAAAAAATATTGGTATTGATGGCCCTAAAATACACTCAGACGATTTAGTGTTTTTTGGAGTACGTGATACAGAAGCACCGGAAGATAAGCAGATAGAGAAATTGAACATCAAAAATTATCGTGTTGACGAAGTTCGTTATAGAGGGTTAGAAGTAGCTGTAAATGAAGCGATAGATAAGCTGAAAGATTGCGATATGATTTATATATCTTTTGATGTAGATAGTATGGATTGTGATTTAATTTCTTACGGTACAGGAACACCGGTTGCTAAAGGCTTTGATCAATACGAGGCGATGCAGATTATCAATAAATTGATAGAAACCAAAAAAGTAACTTGTTTAGAGTTTGTGGAAGTCAATCCGTTATTAGATACTAAAGGCAATAAAATGGCAGAAACAGCTTTTGAAGTTTTGGATAATGTCACCAGTACGTTGCAAGAAACATTAAATTAA
- a CDS encoding Crp/Fnr family transcriptional regulator: protein MNKHHIYIKPEILALKLKTIFDPYFVRGLENWKKFAALGDVVYYPKGTILKKPYQVEKYYSIILEGSGSIQLWNENNYKCLDLTYDLEKFGDYTSFITRQSTPLETILLEDSKLFQIPYYNFQKMLSESPVGEKITRIMTEVFLIEKQQQQINLLTKTASERFLELKEQVPNLLNRTPKKSIASYLGITPQSLSRITKTLI, encoded by the coding sequence ATGAATAAACATCATATATACATAAAGCCAGAAATTTTAGCTTTAAAGTTAAAGACGATATTTGACCCCTACTTTGTAAGAGGTTTAGAGAATTGGAAAAAATTCGCAGCATTAGGTGACGTTGTTTATTACCCTAAAGGAACTATTCTTAAAAAACCATATCAAGTTGAAAAATACTATTCTATTATACTTGAAGGAAGTGGAAGTATTCAACTTTGGAATGAAAATAATTATAAATGCTTGGATTTAACATATGACCTTGAAAAATTTGGAGATTATACATCTTTTATCACTCGACAGTCTACTCCTCTAGAAACCATATTACTTGAAGATTCTAAATTATTTCAAATTCCATATTATAATTTTCAAAAAATGCTAAGTGAGTCACCTGTTGGAGAAAAAATAACGAGAATAATGACAGAAGTTTTTCTAATTGAAAAGCAACAACAGCAAATAAACCTACTCACTAAAACTGCATCTGAAAGATTTTTAGAATTAAAAGAACAAGTACCTAACTTATTAAACCGAACTCCAAAAAAAAGTATTGCTTCTTATTTAGGGATTACTCCACAAAGTTTGAGTAGAATTACTAAAACTTTGATTTGA
- a CDS encoding CPBP family intramembrane metalloprotease, producing MQEKSTLQKSKEFLIIIGFPILYILFCASPFALKLFDSHQSNYYIPVWSIIIALHWISVYAVYVVLKEQGKTFKDIGYKLSKKGTIIFISCFILVSLIVFGFTEFTLDGVVINDSKLNKLPSLIPKTTIERLFFMLLVFSTGFCEEIVYRGFAINVLQKVGINKWIALVIAAVIFVGIHGYQGYSNRFIFLVTGGIVFGTIFIVSKRLIPSIILHLLINLTSMMAILQLVN from the coding sequence ATGCAAGAAAAATCTACACTTCAAAAATCTAAAGAATTTCTTATTATCATTGGGTTTCCAATATTATATATATTATTCTGTGCTTCTCCATTTGCTTTAAAACTTTTTGATTCACATCAATCTAATTATTATATTCCCGTATGGAGTATAATAATTGCTTTACATTGGATTTCTGTATACGCTGTATATGTTGTTTTAAAAGAACAAGGAAAAACCTTTAAGGACATAGGTTATAAATTATCAAAAAAAGGAACTATTATTTTCATCTCTTGCTTTATTCTAGTTTCTTTAATTGTTTTTGGGTTTACAGAATTCACATTGGATGGTGTAGTTATAAATGATTCTAAATTGAATAAATTACCTAGTTTAATACCTAAAACAACTATAGAAAGACTCTTTTTTATGTTACTAGTTTTTTCTACAGGTTTTTGTGAAGAAATAGTATATAGAGGTTTTGCTATTAATGTACTTCAAAAAGTTGGAATAAATAAATGGATTGCTTTAGTAATTGCCGCAGTTATTTTTGTTGGCATACACGGTTATCAAGGCTATTCAAACAGATTTATTTTTCTTGTTACTGGTGGAATTGTATTTGGTACTATCTTTATTGTTAGTAAGAGATTAATACCTTCTATTATTTTACATTTATTAATTAACTTAACCTCTATGATGGCTATCCTTCAATTAGTCAATTAG